A region from the Desulfitobacterium dehalogenans ATCC 51507 genome encodes:
- a CDS encoding DUF4418 family protein, producing MEVRTLNGKLAKVIGGLGVVLGLLIALTPFHLAPVCQRLLELTTGKMVHMRCHYTGQGEVLLGIIIVLVSLIYLFNKTIFAQKSLGGVLMILGLGVIILPTNLGIGVCMNPMECHTTAKVLYVLGGLTIIDGLIAVFQEKIPVSTSKDIKA from the coding sequence ATGGAGGTTAGAACTTTGAACGGAAAATTAGCTAAGGTTATTGGCGGACTGGGGGTAGTGCTGGGGCTATTGATCGCCTTGACTCCGTTTCATCTTGCTCCAGTTTGTCAACGATTACTGGAATTAACCACAGGGAAGATGGTCCATATGCGCTGTCATTATACAGGCCAAGGGGAGGTGCTTTTAGGCATAATCATAGTTTTGGTCTCCTTAATCTATCTGTTTAACAAGACCATCTTTGCTCAAAAAAGTTTGGGCGGTGTTCTGATGATACTGGGATTAGGCGTTATTATCCTGCCCACAAATCTGGGGATTGGCGTTTGCATGAATCCGATGGAGTGCCATACCACCGCTAAAGTTCTCTATGTCCTGGGAGGCTTGACAATAATTGATGGGTTGATTGCGGTTTTCCAAGAAAAAATCCCTGTTTCGACTTCTAAAGACATTAAAGCTTGA
- a CDS encoding ABC transporter ATP-binding protein: MEISLKNITHHYRDGMGDRVTPLRNIDLTLRSGDSLIIYGPSGCGKSTLLFILGCMLRPSEGQVTIDGRSLLHYGDKDLAELRNQKIGFMFQMCYLLPTLTVKENIMLPFWIRGGKARDRRMEKRAVELLLEQLELGDRADFLPYQLSGGQRRRVAMARALVNDPDIILADEPTAELDEEKKDFVGKWLGEQAGKKKIVMVATHDPQLAAYAGRVYSLSQGQLQSRG; the protein is encoded by the coding sequence ATGGAAATATCATTAAAAAACATTACACACCACTACCGGGACGGTATGGGTGATCGGGTTACTCCCCTGCGCAACATTGATTTAACCCTGAGGAGCGGGGATTCCCTCATAATCTATGGACCGTCAGGGTGTGGCAAGAGTACGCTGCTGTTTATCCTGGGTTGTATGTTAAGGCCTTCGGAAGGACAGGTGACGATAGACGGGCGCTCCCTCCTTCACTATGGGGATAAAGACTTAGCCGAATTAAGAAATCAAAAAATTGGCTTCATGTTCCAGATGTGTTATCTGCTCCCTACCCTGACTGTCAAGGAGAATATCATGCTTCCCTTCTGGATTAGGGGAGGGAAGGCAAGGGATAGAAGGATGGAAAAAAGAGCAGTAGAGCTTTTGCTTGAACAGCTGGAATTGGGAGACCGGGCTGATTTTTTACCTTATCAGCTAAGCGGTGGTCAAAGACGCCGGGTGGCCATGGCCAGGGCCTTGGTCAATGACCCGGATATAATCCTGGCCGATGAGCCCACGGCGGAGCTAGATGAGGAGAAAAAGGACTTTGTGGGAAAGTGGCTGGGGGAGCAGGCAGGAAAAAAGAAGATTGTTATGGTTGCTACTCACGACCCCCAATTGGCAGCTTATGCCGGACGGGTTTACAGCTTAAGTCAGGGGCAGTTGCAATCCAGAGGTTAA
- a CDS encoding cytochrome b N-terminal domain-containing protein — translation MSWYKGRLFSVAFEAKEVEVKDMLKEIAEHPVPRHARNFIFCFGGISFLLFLVQVVTGIVLAVYYNPTMEGAYQSVMFINNEVFMGKALRSVHNIAANLMLIMVVLHFLRVVFTGAYKPPRQFNWVVGVLLLLLVVFFCFTGYLLPLDQVGYWAAIIGTKILGSIPIVGDQLLLLGQAGTKITDYTLMRFFIIHIVILPVVTIGLLIAHFLMIRKQGISGPL, via the coding sequence ATGTCATGGTACAAAGGGAGGTTGTTTAGCGTGGCATTTGAGGCTAAAGAAGTCGAGGTAAAAGACATGCTTAAGGAAATCGCTGAACATCCTGTCCCCAGGCATGCCCGTAATTTCATATTCTGTTTTGGTGGGATCTCCTTTCTGTTGTTTTTGGTTCAGGTTGTTACGGGTATCGTGCTGGCGGTTTACTACAACCCGACGATGGAAGGCGCCTATCAGAGCGTGATGTTTATCAATAATGAGGTCTTCATGGGTAAGGCTTTGCGTTCGGTTCATAACATTGCGGCTAACCTGATGCTGATTATGGTGGTCCTGCATTTTTTGCGAGTTGTTTTTACCGGTGCCTATAAGCCGCCTCGTCAGTTCAATTGGGTAGTGGGCGTACTCCTGCTGCTTTTAGTCGTTTTCTTCTGTTTCACGGGTTACCTTTTGCCGCTGGATCAGGTGGGTTACTGGGCGGCGATTATTGGAACCAAGATATTGGGGTCAATTCCTATCGTCGGTGACCAGCTCTTGCTATTGGGCCAAGCTGGAACCAAGATTACGGACTATACCTTGATGAGATTCTTTATTATCCATATTGTGATACTGCCTGTGGTTACCATAGGCCTGCTGATTGCTCACTTTTTAATGATTCGTAAACAGGGGATTTCCGGTCCACTATAG
- a CDS encoding ABC transporter permease, with protein sequence MFAKLIWRNAKRRPWQQGLTLFVVMACAAALAAGILLVWGIEKAGQSAVDNLGADVMAIPADAHFEPGQVLFTGAPANIYMNSEVLREIEKVPGVEAISAQFFSQTLNQSCCSLPEEYRLVGYDPQTDFLVRELLAKGVGRDLKNTEVIVGGNVPAFLGDRVVILAEPFDVAGYLEPMGGSIDDTIFVPIETARRLAGKSPYLQEYWQEAGDPEELVSSVLVKTKAEADPSQVAKGIDRINGIKSVTAGKLFSELKEELLLIKEILRLMVVIICGITIASLASRYSSLVLERQQELALLRALGTEKGSLFKLVMLETLCSGLAAAVIGCLAGYGLVLYLAKSLSKHSSFPFMLPEAAQLCVAFLGVIAFILLICCLAAFWPARSSSRLDPVIALTEGELK encoded by the coding sequence ATGTTTGCAAAATTGATTTGGCGGAATGCCAAAAGACGGCCTTGGCAGCAAGGACTTACTCTATTTGTCGTCATGGCCTGCGCTGCCGCTCTGGCAGCCGGGATACTGTTGGTCTGGGGTATTGAGAAAGCAGGCCAAAGTGCCGTCGATAATCTGGGAGCGGATGTTATGGCTATACCGGCAGATGCTCATTTTGAACCTGGCCAAGTCCTATTTACCGGGGCACCCGCCAATATTTATATGAATTCAGAAGTGTTGAGGGAGATCGAGAAAGTCCCTGGTGTGGAAGCTATATCGGCACAATTCTTCAGCCAGACTCTTAATCAGAGCTGTTGCAGTCTCCCGGAAGAATACCGGCTGGTTGGTTATGATCCACAAACGGATTTTCTGGTCAGGGAATTATTAGCGAAAGGGGTGGGCAGGGATTTAAAGAACACGGAGGTTATTGTAGGTGGAAACGTGCCTGCTTTTTTGGGGGACAGGGTGGTGATTTTGGCTGAGCCCTTTGATGTTGCCGGTTATCTTGAACCGATGGGAGGGAGTATTGACGATACAATTTTTGTACCTATTGAAACGGCCCGGAGGCTTGCCGGAAAAAGTCCCTATTTACAGGAATACTGGCAAGAGGCTGGGGACCCGGAAGAGTTGGTTTCGTCGGTGCTTGTTAAAACAAAAGCTGAGGCTGACCCGAGTCAAGTTGCCAAAGGTATCGACAGGATCAATGGGATTAAGAGCGTGACGGCAGGGAAGTTATTTTCCGAACTTAAAGAAGAGCTGCTCCTGATTAAAGAAATCCTGCGTTTGATGGTGGTCATTATTTGTGGAATCACAATTGCTTCCCTGGCCTCACGATATTCTTCCCTGGTATTGGAGAGACAGCAGGAACTAGCGCTGCTGCGGGCATTGGGAACAGAGAAAGGAAGCCTATTTAAGCTGGTTATGCTGGAAACCCTTTGCAGCGGACTGGCGGCTGCAGTTATAGGATGCCTGGCCGGATATGGTCTGGTGCTTTATCTGGCGAAATCCCTCAGCAAGCATAGTTCTTTTCCGTTTATGCTGCCTGAGGCAGCTCAGCTTTGTGTAGCTTTTTTAGGGGTCATCGCTTTTATTCTTCTCATCTGCTGTTTGGCAGCCTTCTGGCCGGCAAGAAGTTCGTCGCGATTGGATCCCGTAATCGCTTTAACGGAAGGGGAGCTAAAGTAG
- a CDS encoding cytochrome b subunit of the bc complex yields MDINKKELDKDTVPFFPNHLTTEVSVALGILGVVLFLAGVIPKDLGPPANPVMTPSHIEPDWYFMWLFGLLKIVPQLLGLLIPALLVIGVILLPWLDKSTSRRPEERPWVIIGAEIVLILMVVLTYIALHF; encoded by the coding sequence ATGGACATCAATAAAAAGGAATTGGATAAGGATACGGTACCTTTTTTTCCAAACCATTTAACGACTGAAGTAAGCGTGGCTCTTGGTATCCTTGGAGTTGTTCTTTTTCTGGCTGGAGTAATCCCCAAAGATCTGGGCCCCCCGGCCAATCCCGTCATGACCCCTTCTCATATTGAACCGGATTGGTATTTTATGTGGCTTTTTGGTCTGCTGAAAATTGTCCCTCAACTTTTGGGATTGCTGATTCCGGCACTTCTGGTTATAGGGGTTATCTTATTGCCATGGTTGGATAAAAGCACATCCCGCCGACCCGAAGAGAGGCCATGGGTTATTATCGGAGCGGAAATCGTACTGATCCTCATGGTGGTTTTAACTTATATTGCCCTGCATTTTTAA
- a CDS encoding ABC transporter permease translates to MQLVNVVTIAEKELLESIRSKWLGTFTAVFALIALLVSFFGLSSLGVGGQQGFNRVTASLLNLVLYLLPLIALVMGSATVAGEKEAGSLHVLLTQPINKAEVIIGKFGGLALALIASILVGFGGAGVVIAWKTGSINIMDYLMFVILSMILALVFLSIAILISVIVSRRAQGIGLGIFIWFLMILVYDFLAIGVAGLSNVSIIIPMLLLLLLANPADMVRVLVILQLGGEETFGPTLVALTRMLTQGSGEFLLYGALLFWMIIPLLLAAILFGRRQDY, encoded by the coding sequence ATGCAGCTGGTCAATGTAGTTACCATAGCAGAAAAGGAACTTTTGGAATCCATACGCAGCAAATGGCTGGGAACGTTTACCGCTGTTTTTGCTTTAATTGCCCTCTTGGTTTCTTTTTTTGGCTTGTCCAGTCTCGGTGTGGGTGGGCAGCAGGGATTTAACCGGGTTACAGCCAGTCTTTTGAATCTGGTGCTGTATTTGCTGCCCTTGATTGCCCTTGTAATGGGTTCGGCGACAGTAGCCGGTGAAAAGGAGGCTGGGTCCCTCCATGTTCTGCTCACCCAGCCCATTAATAAGGCTGAAGTAATTATCGGCAAGTTTGGTGGCTTGGCTTTGGCTTTAATTGCTTCCATTTTAGTTGGTTTTGGCGGGGCGGGGGTAGTGATCGCCTGGAAAACAGGGTCAATCAATATTATGGATTATCTTATGTTTGTGATCTTATCCATGATTTTGGCGCTGGTATTTCTCAGTATAGCCATACTCATTTCTGTCATTGTATCACGAAGAGCTCAAGGGATTGGTTTGGGGATTTTTATTTGGTTTTTAATGATTTTAGTTTACGATTTTTTAGCTATAGGGGTCGCTGGGCTGTCGAATGTATCCATTATTATTCCCATGTTACTGCTGCTTCTGCTTGCCAATCCGGCGGATATGGTGCGTGTACTGGTCATCTTACAGCTTGGCGGTGAAGAAACCTTTGGTCCCACGTTGGTCGCTTTGACGAGGATGCTTACCCAGGGGTCGGGGGAATTTTTATTATATGGAGCCCTTTTATTCTGGATGATCATACCTCTTCTGCTTGCGGCGATACTATTTGGCCGCAGGCAGGATTATTAG
- the nosZ gene encoding Sec-dependent nitrous-oxide reductase produces the protein MEKGLFKKIVLSLAGLLVGLVIAVYLSTQLNPGAGSEAVLGKNISVDGVSDDVVQAALKTYVPPGQLDEYYMFASGGHSGNVFVYGVPSMRRIRTIPVFTPESAVGYGWTAESKEMLGEWGWGDLHHPALSETKGDYDGRWLFVNDNANSRAARIDLDSFRTTQILEVPNIYGPHSAVFMTPNSEYFMMGSRFAGPIPYGTYSPIENYSEDYKGVLAAIAINQESGEMSIGWEVLLPPWSYDLSDAGKLDSEGWAFLTTYNTEEAYELLEVNASQREMDYVIALNWKLLEQAANEGKFKMVDGVKMIDPLDVPGSIYLIPAMKSPHGVDVTPDGKYFIANGKIAPVATVFSFEKFKECIENKDFQGEERGFPIVNYEKVRVAEVPVGLGPLHTQFDGNGYAYTTLFIDSTIAKWRLDTFEIVDVIPVHYCPGHLCAAEGDTVDPDGKYLVSLNKLAKDKFLSVGPSHPESAQLIDLTTDKMKILMDVPVDPEPHFAQMIKADKIKTWEVFEKDPNRPGAVYEKENARIERDGNNVTVYQMSFRSRYYPDNVEVNEGDHVTWYVTNTDFDEDITHGFGISMYNLNVEAQPGETVKFEFVADKAGVYPFYCTNFCSALHQEMQGWFIVKPKGL, from the coding sequence GTGGAAAAAGGACTATTTAAAAAGATTGTGTTGTCCCTGGCAGGGCTGCTGGTTGGTCTGGTAATAGCTGTTTACTTATCTACCCAGCTTAATCCTGGAGCGGGTTCAGAGGCTGTTTTAGGAAAGAATATATCTGTCGATGGTGTATCGGATGATGTGGTGCAAGCGGCCCTAAAGACCTATGTGCCGCCTGGTCAGTTGGATGAGTATTATATGTTTGCCTCAGGCGGCCATTCAGGGAACGTCTTTGTCTATGGTGTGCCCTCCATGCGGCGAATCAGAACGATTCCGGTATTTACCCCTGAATCAGCTGTTGGGTATGGCTGGACGGCGGAATCGAAGGAAATGCTTGGCGAATGGGGCTGGGGAGATCTCCACCACCCTGCTTTGAGCGAGACAAAGGGAGATTATGACGGGCGTTGGCTTTTTGTCAATGATAATGCCAACAGCAGGGCTGCCCGGATCGATTTGGATTCCTTTAGAACCACTCAAATTTTAGAGGTGCCTAATATTTACGGGCCTCATAGTGCTGTGTTTATGACACCGAATTCGGAATACTTTATGATGGGCTCCCGTTTTGCCGGGCCGATACCTTATGGGACCTATTCACCTATTGAGAACTATTCCGAGGACTATAAGGGAGTTCTGGCCGCGATAGCTATAAATCAAGAAAGCGGAGAGATGAGTATAGGCTGGGAAGTATTATTGCCTCCCTGGTCTTACGATTTATCCGATGCCGGTAAGCTGGACAGCGAAGGTTGGGCGTTTTTGACAACATATAATACTGAGGAAGCCTATGAATTGCTGGAGGTCAATGCTTCACAGCGGGAGATGGATTATGTCATCGCTCTAAACTGGAAACTGCTTGAACAGGCGGCCAATGAAGGAAAATTTAAAATGGTTGATGGGGTGAAAATGATTGACCCTCTGGATGTACCGGGTTCTATCTACCTGATCCCAGCCATGAAGAGTCCCCATGGCGTGGATGTAACGCCGGATGGCAAATATTTCATTGCCAACGGAAAGATTGCTCCGGTAGCTACCGTATTCAGCTTCGAGAAATTCAAGGAATGCATTGAGAACAAAGACTTCCAGGGTGAAGAACGGGGTTTCCCGATTGTCAATTATGAGAAGGTAAGAGTGGCGGAAGTGCCCGTGGGCTTAGGGCCACTGCATACCCAATTTGACGGTAATGGTTATGCCTATACCACATTATTTATCGACAGTACCATTGCCAAGTGGAGACTCGATACCTTTGAAATTGTTGATGTTATCCCGGTTCATTATTGCCCCGGTCACCTGTGTGCCGCTGAGGGAGATACCGTCGATCCGGACGGCAAGTATTTGGTATCCCTGAATAAGCTGGCCAAGGATAAATTCTTGTCCGTTGGACCATCCCATCCGGAGAGTGCCCAGCTTATCGATTTAACCACGGATAAAATGAAGATTTTGATGGATGTCCCCGTAGATCCCGAGCCTCACTTCGCTCAGATGATCAAAGCAGATAAGATCAAGACCTGGGAAGTATTCGAGAAGGATCCCAATCGACCGGGTGCTGTTTATGAAAAGGAAAATGCCCGCATTGAACGGGATGGCAATAATGTCACGGTCTATCAAATGTCCTTCCGCAGCCGCTATTACCCGGATAATGTGGAGGTCAATGAAGGAGATCATGTGACCTGGTATGTGACAAATACGGATTTTGATGAAGATATTACCCATGGCTTCGGTATTTCCATGTATAACCTCAATGTGGAAGCTCAACCGGGAGAAACGGTGAAATTTGAATTCGTTGCAGATAAAGCGGGAGTCTATCCCTTCTATTGCACCAACTTCTGCTCGGCACTCCACCAGGAAATGCAGGGCTGGTTCATTGTAAAACCAAAAGGCCTATAA
- a CDS encoding ubiquinol-cytochrome c reductase iron-sulfur subunit: protein MENNNKGEISRRKFLGIMTGVPLVLSVGTPAAAVGKMISPPEALKPLPPKMAILKEDELLEKPKEIIYDGLPAMIFKKGNEYQAFSRVCTHLGCTVMWNEAEKRFECPCHGGIFDEDGNVLDGPPPKPLTRLRAWVEDGYVMVQREVV from the coding sequence ATGGAGAACAACAATAAAGGGGAAATATCAAGACGCAAATTCCTCGGAATCATGACCGGGGTACCCTTGGTTTTGAGTGTGGGAACCCCTGCAGCCGCAGTAGGAAAAATGATAAGCCCCCCTGAGGCATTAAAGCCGCTTCCTCCGAAAATGGCGATTCTTAAAGAAGACGAGTTATTGGAGAAGCCCAAAGAAATCATCTATGACGGTCTTCCGGCCATGATCTTCAAAAAGGGCAACGAATATCAAGCCTTTTCCAGGGTCTGTACCCATCTCGGCTGTACGGTAATGTGGAATGAAGCGGAGAAACGCTTTGAATGTCCCTGTCATGGCGGAATATTCGATGAAGACGGGAATGTGCTGGACGGCCCGCCGCCAAAACCTCTAACCCGTTTGAGGGCCTGGGTGGAAGACGGTTATGTCATGGTACAAAGGGAGGTTGTTTAG
- a CDS encoding 4Fe-4S binding protein, with the protein MPINWLFDPTEWYRIVADPLYLSFIIVITIAFFFGPLFCGWLCSAGALTEYLSKLVPDRFKIDLSRTVNPTPIRYGFLAGFILTPFLGGSVCCAFCNFSIFQRFISGLTGELQALAYWSTTAIITVVIWFVFFGLFIKGGRGWCSFGCPIGTIQSLFYAVGSKLGFTYKLKYDSSKCNGCGSCIKACSMWSITKTDQGKGISVSPYSCNVCLDCVAVCPQEALSYSKGITETHKPIQLEGTTSSAVANRG; encoded by the coding sequence ATGCCGATTAATTGGCTCTTTGATCCTACAGAATGGTATCGCATTGTAGCCGACCCTCTTTATCTTAGTTTCATAATCGTTATTACCATAGCATTCTTTTTTGGACCGCTTTTTTGTGGCTGGTTATGTTCGGCTGGAGCACTTACCGAGTACTTAAGTAAATTAGTTCCGGATCGATTCAAAATTGACCTTTCTCGTACAGTAAATCCAACTCCAATTCGCTATGGGTTTTTAGCAGGTTTCATTCTCACGCCGTTTTTAGGAGGGAGTGTCTGCTGTGCTTTCTGTAACTTTAGTATTTTTCAGAGATTTATCAGCGGGCTGACCGGCGAACTGCAGGCTTTAGCCTATTGGAGCACTACGGCAATTATTACAGTAGTAATTTGGTTCGTCTTTTTCGGCTTGTTTATAAAGGGTGGACGGGGTTGGTGCAGCTTTGGCTGCCCCATAGGAACTATTCAATCCTTGTTCTACGCGGTCGGCTCTAAGCTGGGATTCACTTATAAACTTAAATACGACAGTTCAAAGTGTAATGGCTGTGGCTCTTGCATTAAAGCATGTTCCATGTGGTCTATTACGAAAACGGATCAGGGGAAGGGGATATCTGTTAGTCCGTATTCGTGTAATGTTTGCCTAGATTGTGTAGCGGTATGTCCTCAGGAAGCCTTAAGTTACAGTAAAGGAATTACAGAAACACATAAACCTATTCAATTGGAGGGGACGACATCTTCAGCTGTTGCAAATAGGGGGTAG
- a CDS encoding NosD domain-containing protein, which yields MKSKRNRRCFWLSLFFFLWVIPAVVQAATLEVRGGGSAESIQSALARAAPGDTINVYSGTYVGNIVIDKAISLIGIGTPILDGGGEGDVVSLKADGVNFKGFQVVGSGKRLQDSDAGIKIHSAFNVIEDNKLSNNLFGIYLLKSPHNTIRNNTIVGRPAKNKLKDSEKEMSEAGTYELLPLFEGESGDGIHLFAASNNLIENNEITDTRDGIYFNYAHDNRLLYNRINGVRYAIHYMYSDDNYFEGNIATNNVAGAAPMYSKRITFRQNVFAYNRGHRSFGVLFSSCNDCLAEGNIIFGNTRGALFDVSYHNTFRNNMVASNDIGIDLISSSGFNTFVKNNFVDNMEQIAFRAGKIGEGNVFYDEGEGNYWNDYRGFDLDQDGIGDTPYLTGDIFTYLMNKAPTVRLFLNSPAAKALEFAENMFPVIEIPKAEDVYPLIKPVGIEMNTQFQLEKNQVSNKVLGAYSLLMLLMAGIIAARAFRISSQGVKLVEDFLRGGRK from the coding sequence ATGAAAAGCAAACGGAATAGGCGTTGCTTTTGGCTGAGTCTGTTTTTTTTCCTATGGGTCATCCCGGCGGTAGTTCAGGCTGCTACCCTGGAGGTCCGGGGCGGCGGCTCAGCGGAAAGTATTCAATCCGCTTTGGCAAGGGCTGCTCCCGGGGATACTATCAATGTCTATAGCGGGACCTACGTAGGGAACATTGTGATTGATAAAGCCATATCCTTGATAGGAATCGGCACTCCGATTCTTGATGGGGGAGGAGAGGGGGATGTGGTCAGCCTTAAGGCCGATGGGGTAAATTTTAAAGGGTTTCAGGTCGTGGGCAGCGGCAAAAGATTACAGGATTCCGATGCGGGAATTAAAATTCACTCCGCATTTAATGTCATTGAAGATAATAAATTATCCAATAATCTATTTGGGATCTATCTGCTGAAATCTCCCCATAATACGATCCGCAATAATACGATTGTCGGGAGACCTGCTAAGAATAAATTAAAAGACTCGGAAAAGGAAATGAGCGAGGCCGGCACTTATGAACTACTGCCGCTCTTTGAAGGGGAAAGCGGTGACGGGATTCATCTTTTTGCAGCATCCAATAATTTGATTGAGAATAATGAGATTACGGATACCAGGGATGGCATCTACTTCAACTACGCTCATGATAATCGTCTTTTATATAACCGCATTAATGGGGTACGCTATGCCATTCACTATATGTATTCCGATGATAATTATTTTGAAGGGAATATAGCTACGAATAATGTGGCAGGGGCGGCTCCCATGTATTCGAAAAGAATAACCTTCCGCCAGAATGTCTTCGCTTATAACCGTGGTCACCGCTCTTTTGGAGTTCTGTTTTCCAGTTGCAACGATTGCCTGGCGGAAGGGAATATTATTTTCGGTAATACCAGGGGGGCCCTCTTCGATGTGTCCTACCACAACACCTTTCGTAATAATATGGTGGCCTCTAATGATATTGGGATTGATCTGATTTCCAGTTCGGGATTCAATACCTTTGTAAAAAACAATTTTGTGGATAATATGGAGCAAATCGCTTTCCGGGCGGGAAAAATTGGGGAAGGGAATGTGTTCTATGACGAAGGGGAAGGCAACTATTGGAATGACTATAGGGGGTTTGATCTGGATCAAGACGGTATAGGTGATACGCCCTATCTTACAGGGGATATTTTTACCTATCTTATGAATAAAGCCCCTACTGTGCGTCTTTTTTTAAACAGTCCTGCAGCTAAAGCTTTGGAGTTTGCCGAAAACATGTTTCCGGTTATAGAGATTCCTAAAGCCGAAGATGTATATCCTTTGATTAAGCCTGTGGGGATTGAGATGAATACACAGTTTCAACTCGAGAAGAACCAGGTTTCCAATAAGGTCCTTGGTGCATACTCCTTGCTTATGCTCCTCATGGCAGGGATAATAGCCGCCCGGGCGTTTAGAATAAGTTCTCAAGGAGTAAAACTAGTTGAGGATTTTCTGAGAGGAGGCCGAAAATGA
- a CDS encoding ABC transporter ATP-binding protein, whose translation MEVIDTLEVKHAQKFYGQFQAVKDINLTIKKGEIYALLGHNGAGKSTLIKMILGLVKPSVGMIGIEGLNYDVKNKEIKKRVGYLPERMNFYDNLTAWETLSFYAKLKGITKKRCEEVLEQVGLSEARHRRVGTFSKGMQQRLGLAQAIIHRPDLLVLDEPTTGLDPIGILELKEMIRNWNKEGTTILFSSHNLNDVEELAQQIGIMNRGEIIAQGTLKELQNKLGMPTKIEIDLSVIPDNLEKILVEKQIETFQVEGRTISIDCPKDKKTQVIAAVMDGVLKVLDLRLKEPGLNSIYQRIMEELAV comes from the coding sequence ATGGAAGTCATTGATACTTTAGAGGTGAAACATGCCCAGAAGTTTTATGGTCAGTTTCAAGCAGTCAAGGATATTAACTTAACTATCAAAAAAGGGGAAATATATGCCCTGTTAGGGCACAATGGAGCTGGAAAATCAACATTAATAAAAATGATTTTAGGGTTGGTAAAACCTTCAGTCGGAATGATCGGGATTGAGGGATTAAATTATGATGTTAAAAATAAGGAGATTAAGAAAAGGGTAGGTTATTTGCCGGAGAGAATGAATTTTTACGACAATTTAACGGCTTGGGAAACACTATCTTTTTACGCCAAATTAAAAGGAATAACGAAGAAACGATGCGAAGAGGTGCTGGAACAAGTCGGCTTAAGTGAAGCGCGACACCGAAGAGTAGGAACTTTTTCCAAAGGAATGCAGCAGAGATTAGGTTTGGCCCAAGCTATTATCCACAGGCCTGATTTGCTTGTGCTGGATGAACCGACAACCGGGTTAGATCCCATTGGCATCCTGGAATTAAAAGAAATGATTCGGAACTGGAATAAGGAAGGTACGACCATATTATTTTCCTCACATAATCTTAATGATGTCGAAGAACTGGCACAGCAGATTGGCATTATGAATCGCGGCGAAATTATTGCTCAAGGCACTTTGAAAGAATTACAGAATAAGTTAGGTATGCCAACGAAGATTGAAATTGATCTTTCCGTGATTCCGGATAATTTAGAGAAAATATTAGTAGAAAAGCAAATTGAAACCTTTCAGGTCGAAGGAAGAACTATAAGTATTGATTGTCCAAAAGATAAAAAGACCCAAGTCATAGCGGCGGTTATGGATGGAGTGCTGAAAGTACTTGACTTGCGCTTGAAAGAACCGGGACTGAATAGCATTTATCAGAGGATCATGGAAGAACTGGCTGTCTGA
- a CDS encoding nitrous oxide reductase accessory protein NosL, producing the protein MKPRIMVLIILWCLSLIGCSAGEVAGTPRKIDPTIDICPVCRMSVIDEHFAAQIIDSQGRVEIFDDIGCMSIFMRRLETGEKDSIIASYVKDFESMEWLSAQEAFYVQGRIDTPMSFGIVAFAVEGAAQKFAEEVGGKQMTWEQVQTEPLTIGLDIEFNREEWGD; encoded by the coding sequence ATGAAGCCCAGGATTATGGTTTTGATTATTCTATGGTGTTTATCGCTTATAGGATGTTCTGCGGGGGAAGTTGCAGGGACTCCCCGGAAGATTGACCCTACAATCGACATTTGTCCTGTATGCAGGATGAGTGTGATCGATGAGCACTTTGCGGCACAGATTATTGATAGCCAGGGACGAGTTGAGATTTTTGATGATATCGGATGCATGTCTATTTTTATGCGAAGATTGGAAACAGGGGAAAAGGATAGTATTATAGCCTCTTATGTAAAAGATTTTGAAAGTATGGAATGGCTCAGTGCTCAGGAGGCCTTTTATGTACAGGGTCGGATCGATACCCCCATGAGTTTCGGGATCGTAGCCTTTGCTGTCGAGGGGGCGGCTCAGAAATTTGCCGAAGAGGTAGGGGGAAAACAAATGACCTGGGAGCAAGTGCAGACGGAGCCATTAACCATCGGCTTGGATATTGAGTTTAATCGGGAAGAGTGGGGGGATTAG